The genomic stretch CAACTTTTCAACACCAAAAAAGCCAACACAAAATCAAAGCCTCCACAACACAACTACAATCCCAAACACCAAAACGACGCAACAGAAAAACCAACCCAACCCAAAACGACACATCACAACCCCAAAACGCAGAAACAATCGAAGAAGAATTAGAGGACTACGACGACGCAATCGATTTCCCATACGAAGAACCACCGCTGGTATGCTGTTTCGGAGCAGCGCAGAGGGAGTTTCTCCCTACGGTGCGTGTGCACGAGTTTCCGATGGATCCTGACATTTATTCGGAGTGGAAAATGCTTCAATGGAAGCCTCCGGAGTTTGCTCGAGCACCTGGCGGGCCGTCGTCGAATGTCGCGGTGGCTCATGTTAGGCTGGGCGGGCGGGCGGCTTTGTTGGGGAAAGTTGGGGAAGATGAGTTTGGGGAAGAGATTGTGATGGGTTTGAACAAGGAAAAGGTGCAGACTAGAGGTGTGAAATTTGATTCGGGGTTTAGAACTGGGTGTAGTTATATGAAGGTGAAGTTTGATGGTGGGAAGATGAGAATGGAGACTGTTAAGGAAGCTGCTGAGGATTCTCTTCGGAGTGATGAATTGAATCTTTCTATTTTGAAAGAGGTTATTTTTCTTACTTTAATATGCTAGCATTGTTGATTAATACAATTTTTGCCACTTATGCTTGCTTATTTTTCACTAAAAAATGATTATTGTTAAGAGTATCACATTGGATTGCCACCGGATAGTTATATATTGTCCTACGTGAGATTCTTAAGGCACTCCCTCATATCTAGGACCGGACATCTGAAAATAAATGGTGGGTGGGTCGATAGCAGAAACTGGATCTTAAACCTTTAAATCTGACTcttgataccatgttaagaaatgtggttggaTCTAATTCAACTCTACAAAACTGGCTTGTAGAATGAGGATTACAACCACTTACATTTTTAGGTTATATATCGTCCAAAGTGAGACTCTCAACAGATACTCCCTTCACCTTACGAAGCAATTTTTTAAGTTTTAAGGTATATTGGTTTATCACCTATTGGATCACACCCCTATGCCCTTAGGCGCAAGGGTGTGAAAGAGTCTCGCATTAGATGCTATATGACATGCAATTGCAAAATGTGTTTACACGTGGGAGGCATTCGTCTCGTCTCCTTACAAACTGGTATTTGTAGGGTTGAATTAAGCTCATTTCAAACTTTTAGATTTATCAATATTTTAGGGGACATGCAAAGTCGTATCTGGATTTGATATAATATTGAACTCAATTGATACGAATCTCTATAGTGTAGCTATTTTGGACATGAATCTTGTTTTGAATGTCCGTTTCATTAAGATTAAGATAAATTTTGATTGAGTATGTATGATATACCCTTGTGATGAATCAGGATCCAAAGTTAGTATAGCGATTCACCTTTTTGTCAACTTTTTATAGCCAGACACTTTTCTTTGGTAATTTGATTTATGACTTGAAACTTTAGTTATTGAGGTATATGTATGATGTATCAGTTTATAATTTTGAGATATAACTTGTTTTTACTAAAAATTGTCATGTCATGTCCTTATTGGTGATGTATCTTAGTTTTTTTTTTATGAGATTCAGTTCATGATTCAGAAAATTGGTCTTCTGATTCTCGATTTTGTAACCATCTATAATTATACATTGTTTTCATGTTATTTGGGGAGGGAAACTTTGTCTGATAGGTTAGGTTGGATAATAACTTTGATAGAAATGGTGAAAGCTTGTCAATGTTTTGCCTTTGTTTGGGAGAATGTTTGATAAATATGTTTGTAATATTGATTCGGTTAAAATTGTTTTTTATTGACACCTTCTGAAATGGCAATAATTTGTTAATGTATGAAGAATTCTCTTGTGTGAATAAGATTTGTTGTGACTTTTTTCTGTGTACTATTGCAGGCTAGGATTTTCCATTTCAATGCAGAAGTTCTAACATCTCCATCTATGGAATCAACTTTATTCAAAGCACTTAAGTGGTTCAAAAAGTTCGGCGGTCTTGTGTTTTTTGATTTAAACTTGCCATTACCTCTGTGGAGATCACGCGACGAGACTCGGCAGATAATAAAAAAAGCATGGCAAGCAGCAGACATCATTGAAGTTTCAAGAACCGAGTTAGAATTCCTTCTAGACGAAGAACATTACGTGAGGAAGAGAAATCGTAAGCCACAATACTATGCCGAAGATTACGAACAAACAAAGAATCGTCAAGAGTATTACCATTACAGTGCCGAGGAAATCTCGCCTTTGTGGCATGATAAACTTAAATTCCTGTTTGTGACTGAT from Lathyrus oleraceus cultivar Zhongwan6 chromosome 7, CAAS_Psat_ZW6_1.0, whole genome shotgun sequence encodes the following:
- the LOC127100327 gene encoding fructokinase-like 1, chloroplastic; the encoded protein is MSSSILHHHHLLLLPLFHPPKNSLSKFTTFQHQKSQHKIKASTTQLQSQTPKRRNRKTNPTQNDTSQPQNAETIEEELEDYDDAIDFPYEEPPLVCCFGAAQREFLPTVRVHEFPMDPDIYSEWKMLQWKPPEFARAPGGPSSNVAVAHVRLGGRAALLGKVGEDEFGEEIVMGLNKEKVQTRGVKFDSGFRTGCSYMKVKFDGGKMRMETVKEAAEDSLRSDELNLSILKEARIFHFNAEVLTSPSMESTLFKALKWFKKFGGLVFFDLNLPLPLWRSRDETRQIIKKAWQAADIIEVSRTELEFLLDEEHYVRKRNRKPQYYAEDYEQTKNRQEYYHYSAEEISPLWHDKLKFLFVTDGTFRIHYYTPSFDGVVVGTEDVLITPYTCDRTGSGDAIVAAIMRKITTCPEMFENQDGLDRQLRFAIAAGIISQWTIGGVRGFPTESATQNLKEQVYVPSLW